In a genomic window of Thermogemmata fonticola:
- a CDS encoding phytoene desaturase family protein, whose translation MPSDYDVIIIGGGHNGLVCAAYLARAGRRVLVLERRSILGGCCITEELWPGFKVSTAAYVNSLLRPEIIRDLDLKRHGFEMIPRNPSSFTPLLDGRYLMMGPDRNLTLKEIAKFSPKDAENYPRYEEMLSRLAHFLEPWLMQTPPDPFSIRPGNLWRIAELGWKFRKLGIPLANEAVEILTGAARPILERWFESEPLKATLATDAVIGAFASPSQPGTAYVLFHHVMGECNGVRGVWGYVRGGMGMIAQSLAAAARSFGAEIRTDAEVIRILIRDGQAYGVALRDGTELRARQIASNADPHVTFLRLVEEKELPPDFVAAIRRIDFSSATVKINVALDRPPNFRCLPGEGVGPQHHGTMHICPDLDYIERAYDDAKYGRWAENPMLECTMATALDDSLAPPGKHILSMFVQYAPYHLKGTTWDQEKDRFADRCFDVMEEYAPGFKASVLHRMVIPPPDMEKVWGITGGNIMHGAMSLHKMFSFRPVGGYANYRTPIRGLYLCGAGTHPGGGVMGACGYNAAREMLRDR comes from the coding sequence ATGCCATCCGACTACGATGTCATCATCATTGGCGGTGGTCATAACGGTCTAGTCTGCGCTGCCTACTTGGCGAGGGCAGGGCGCCGCGTGCTGGTGCTGGAACGCCGCTCGATTCTCGGCGGCTGTTGCATTACCGAGGAGTTATGGCCCGGGTTCAAAGTCTCAACCGCCGCCTATGTCAACAGTCTCTTGCGCCCGGAAATCATTCGGGACTTAGACCTCAAACGCCACGGTTTCGAGATGATTCCGAGGAACCCGTCCTCCTTCACACCATTGCTCGATGGCCGTTATCTCATGATGGGTCCGGATCGGAACCTAACCTTGAAAGAGATTGCCAAATTCTCTCCGAAAGACGCTGAGAATTACCCACGCTACGAAGAAATGCTTAGCCGCCTTGCCCATTTTCTGGAACCGTGGTTGATGCAAACACCGCCGGATCCGTTCTCAATCCGACCGGGGAATCTCTGGAGAATCGCGGAATTGGGCTGGAAGTTCCGCAAGTTGGGGATACCGCTAGCGAATGAAGCTGTCGAGATTCTGACTGGCGCAGCTCGCCCTATACTGGAACGCTGGTTCGAATCCGAGCCGCTCAAAGCCACCTTGGCCACCGATGCGGTGATTGGTGCCTTTGCTTCCCCTTCGCAGCCGGGAACCGCCTACGTGCTGTTCCATCATGTCATGGGGGAATGCAATGGCGTGCGGGGGGTGTGGGGGTATGTTCGCGGTGGGATGGGGATGATCGCCCAGAGCTTGGCGGCGGCTGCCAGAAGTTTTGGGGCGGAGATCCGCACAGACGCGGAAGTGATCCGTATTCTGATACGAGACGGCCAAGCTTATGGGGTGGCGTTGCGTGATGGAACCGAGCTGCGGGCGCGGCAAATCGCCTCCAATGCCGACCCTCACGTCACCTTTCTACGCCTCGTTGAGGAAAAGGAACTGCCCCCGGATTTCGTAGCGGCCATCCGCCGCATCGACTTCAGTTCCGCTACGGTGAAAATCAACGTAGCTTTGGACCGGCCTCCGAACTTTCGCTGCTTGCCGGGTGAGGGGGTTGGCCCGCAGCACCACGGCACGATGCACATCTGCCCGGACCTGGACTACATCGAGCGGGCGTATGATGATGCCAAATACGGCCGTTGGGCGGAAAATCCGATGCTGGAATGCACCATGGCCACGGCCTTGGACGACTCCCTCGCTCCGCCGGGAAAACACATTTTGAGCATGTTTGTCCAATACGCACCGTATCACCTCAAAGGCACGACGTGGGATCAGGAAAAAGATCGCTTCGCAGACCGCTGCTTTGACGTGATGGAGGAGTATGCTCCGGGATTCAAGGCCAGCGTGTTGCACCGGATGGTCATACCTCCTCCGGATATGGAAAAGGTTTGGGGAATCACAGGTGGAAACATCATGCACGGGGCCATGAGCTTGCATAAGATGTTCAGCTTCCGTCCTGTGGGGGGATATGCGAATTATCGGACACCTATACGTGGCCTGTATTTGTGCGGGGCGGGGACGCATCCCGGAGGGGGCGTGATGGGGGCCTGCGGATACAACGCCGCCCGGGAAATGCTCCGCGACAGATAG
- a CDS encoding MFS transporter, whose amino-acid sequence MSTTAPAASNGPTLNDKILFWASFFTLIAAGIGFSVRGVEILKDWGNQFGFTQTELGTITGGGLVGFGLAIIFFSFLADRFGYGKLMVVAFLLHTLSAVVTFAATPVFNQYGKEGAFYCLNLGMWLFALGNGTCEAVINPLTATLFPKNKTHWLNILHAGWPGGLILGAVIMLGFKQFAPDIRWEYKLGVFLIPVFIYGIMMVGRRFPSSEAKSAGVSVSDMMKTIGLFGFTFAAVMIAMALASFLPSVVGPAISTDDPEKRDMILSYLGGGIALVIWLVFAWYTNFSIGSWVLALLYIMHALVGYVELGTDSWITNITDQVVQNQTQATLAFIWTNILMFTLRFFAGPIVHKINPVGLLFFSAVLGVVGLYLLGNPAINSIWPWLLAVTIYGIGKTFYWPTLLGVISERFPKGGALALGLSGGIGMISAGILGGPGIGYKQDYFAVSYLQETPERQQTYERYKARTESGQPDLKGFPILSSLFPQVAPKVAGIDNARLKVFQDYAAILDENGKPRPQQKTTLESDLETIETLKRQGRPVEPKLEENLRKLYQWWVQEGLPHFSEDQHILPQARLYGAKMALLYTAVVPATLAAGFLVLILYFWLLGGYKQVHLQHGGAEHETRDY is encoded by the coding sequence GTGAGCACGACAGCTCCTGCTGCGTCCAACGGCCCCACCCTGAATGACAAAATCTTGTTTTGGGCCAGTTTTTTCACCCTGATTGCTGCGGGGATCGGGTTTTCGGTCCGCGGGGTGGAAATCCTCAAAGATTGGGGCAATCAATTTGGGTTCACCCAAACCGAATTGGGAACCATCACCGGGGGAGGACTCGTCGGCTTCGGCCTCGCCATCATTTTCTTCAGCTTTTTGGCCGACCGTTTCGGCTACGGCAAGCTCATGGTGGTGGCGTTTCTGCTCCATACACTCTCCGCCGTGGTCACCTTTGCCGCCACGCCTGTTTTCAATCAGTACGGCAAGGAAGGGGCCTTCTACTGTCTCAACTTGGGCATGTGGCTCTTTGCCCTGGGCAACGGAACCTGCGAAGCGGTGATCAACCCCCTGACCGCCACCCTCTTTCCCAAGAACAAGACACACTGGCTCAACATTCTGCACGCCGGCTGGCCGGGAGGGCTGATTCTCGGTGCTGTCATCATGCTCGGTTTCAAACAGTTTGCGCCGGACATCCGCTGGGAATATAAACTCGGAGTTTTTCTGATCCCGGTTTTCATCTACGGAATCATGATGGTCGGCCGGCGCTTCCCCAGTTCTGAAGCCAAGAGTGCTGGTGTGTCCGTCTCGGACATGATGAAGACCATCGGCTTGTTCGGCTTTACCTTCGCCGCTGTCATGATTGCTATGGCGTTGGCCAGTTTTCTACCCAGTGTGGTCGGTCCAGCCATAAGCACTGATGATCCGGAAAAACGGGATATGATTCTGAGTTATCTCGGCGGCGGGATTGCCTTGGTCATTTGGTTGGTCTTCGCTTGGTACACCAACTTCAGCATTGGCAGTTGGGTACTGGCCTTACTCTACATCATGCATGCCTTGGTCGGCTACGTGGAGTTGGGGACCGATAGCTGGATCACCAACATCACCGATCAAGTGGTTCAGAATCAGACGCAAGCCACTTTGGCCTTCATCTGGACTAACATCCTGATGTTTACCCTCCGTTTCTTCGCAGGTCCCATCGTGCACAAGATCAACCCTGTGGGCTTGCTCTTCTTCAGCGCGGTGTTGGGGGTCGTCGGTTTGTATCTGCTCGGCAATCCCGCGATCAATTCCATCTGGCCCTGGCTTTTGGCCGTCACCATCTACGGCATCGGCAAGACGTTCTACTGGCCAACACTGCTGGGGGTAATCTCCGAGCGGTTTCCCAAGGGAGGCGCCTTGGCATTAGGCTTGAGTGGGGGGATTGGCATGATCAGTGCCGGTATCCTCGGAGGACCAGGAATCGGCTATAAGCAAGACTACTTTGCCGTGTCCTACTTGCAGGAGACACCCGAACGGCAGCAGACTTACGAGCGCTATAAGGCCCGCACGGAGTCCGGACAACCCGACCTCAAAGGTTTCCCCATTCTCTCCTCTCTCTTCCCACAGGTGGCGCCGAAGGTGGCAGGCATCGACAACGCTCGGCTGAAAGTCTTTCAAGACTACGCGGCCATTCTGGATGAGAATGGTAAACCCCGACCCCAACAGAAGACGACATTGGAAAGCGATCTGGAAACCATCGAGACCCTCAAGCGCCAAGGCCGGCCCGTCGAACCCAAACTCGAAGAAAATCTCCGCAAGCTGTATCAATGGTGGGTGCAGGAAGGGTTGCCCCACTTCTCAGAGGACCAACACATTCTGCCCCAAGCTCGGCTCTACGGCGCCAAGATGGCCTTGCTTTATACAGCCGTCGTGCCCGCCACCTTGGCCGCCGGTTTCCTGGTCCTGATCCTTTACTTCTGGCTGCTGGGAGGGTATAAACAGGTCCATCTACAACATGGCGGAGCGGAGCACGAAACCCGCGATTACTGA
- the xerC gene encoding tyrosine recombinase XerC, whose product MTLEQHLADFFLHLSIERNASAMTIKSYREDLMQLVSYLREQRRKTALEVADWSMRALRGWLVWLHEQGYSRSTIARRLAAARAFGRFLCRQGALQINPAQSLRGPRQERKLPQFLTQEQIRRLLQAPFPGTWQGVRDRAILEVLYSAGLRVSELVGLDLDDVELREGFLHVRGKGKRERLALLGPAAQQALTEWLTAREAFLQQRRTRQTPAVFVNRFGTRLSSRSVGRLLQTYLRRAGIETRTSPHTLRHTFATHLLDAGADIRGVQELLGHKQLTTTQIYTHVSTRRLRDSYRQAHPRA is encoded by the coding sequence TTGACTCTTGAACAGCATCTGGCGGACTTTTTCCTGCATCTGAGCATAGAGCGGAACGCCTCTGCGATGACGATCAAGTCCTACCGCGAGGACTTGATGCAATTGGTGTCCTATCTCCGGGAGCAGCGCCGGAAAACTGCCTTGGAGGTGGCAGACTGGTCGATGCGAGCCTTGCGTGGCTGGCTCGTCTGGCTGCATGAGCAGGGGTATTCGCGCAGTACGATTGCCCGGCGGCTGGCTGCGGCGCGCGCCTTTGGCCGGTTTCTCTGCCGCCAGGGAGCACTTCAGATCAATCCAGCTCAAAGCCTGCGGGGGCCGCGCCAAGAGCGGAAACTGCCCCAGTTCCTCACCCAAGAACAGATCCGCCGACTTTTGCAGGCCCCCTTCCCCGGAACGTGGCAGGGTGTGCGGGATCGCGCCATCTTGGAGGTGCTTTATTCGGCAGGACTGCGCGTCAGCGAACTCGTGGGACTGGATTTGGACGATGTCGAGCTTCGGGAAGGTTTTCTGCATGTTCGGGGGAAAGGAAAGCGGGAACGGCTGGCGCTCTTAGGACCGGCAGCCCAGCAGGCCCTGACGGAGTGGCTGACGGCTCGTGAGGCGTTTTTGCAACAGCGGAGAACTCGTCAGACACCCGCCGTTTTCGTGAACCGCTTCGGGACCCGGCTGAGCAGCCGCAGCGTCGGACGGCTTTTGCAAACCTATTTGCGACGAGCCGGCATCGAGACTCGAACCAGCCCGCACACACTACGGCACACCTTCGCTACTCATTTGTTGGATGCGGGTGCCGACATCCGAGGTGTTCAGGAACTACTCGGCCACAAGCAATTGACAACGACGCAAATCTACACCCACGTATCGACCCGCCGCCTGCGAGACAGCTACCGCCAAGCGCATCCGCGAGCTTAG
- a CDS encoding thioredoxin family protein, with amino-acid sequence MKILHRPLWPTVTLGFLIALPSSAWPQWFRNTTEVVRWETDYNAARQKAAEKGLPLFVIIGTEHCFYCRKLEHGPLREASIVAHLQRHFVPLKIDAQREVELARALRVQVYPTIVLAGPDGKIHAFIEGYQDSQRLEEHCKRTLLAVHTPQGPARDFEQASQALSSGDYPRAIALLRQVSREARDQPVAHKARQLLEQIEKQAAQKQQQAQEFLTQGQTREALELLSEVVRRYAGTTAAESAAEQMQRLTARTEVQQQLRQRSAQELLAAAREDFRRQQYYDCLLKCEQLQSGFPGQPEAQEAGRLAAEIKKHPQYLSRACEQLQQRTVQLSLDLAEAWLAQGQTAEAIACYERVVRLAPGSPQAQAASTALNRLKTQGTGTPAGGTPTGMVKP; translated from the coding sequence ATGAAAATCCTGCACCGGCCCCTCTGGCCTACCGTGACACTGGGGTTCCTCATCGCTCTTCCCTCCTCCGCTTGGCCGCAATGGTTTCGCAACACCACTGAGGTTGTCCGGTGGGAAACGGACTACAATGCGGCACGTCAGAAAGCGGCGGAGAAGGGCTTGCCGCTCTTTGTGATCATCGGGACGGAACATTGTTTTTATTGCCGCAAACTGGAACATGGCCCCTTGCGGGAAGCGTCAATCGTTGCTCACCTCCAGCGGCATTTCGTTCCCTTGAAAATCGACGCGCAGCGGGAGGTGGAACTAGCCCGTGCCCTGCGCGTGCAAGTTTACCCGACGATCGTACTCGCCGGACCTGATGGCAAAATTCATGCCTTCATCGAGGGATACCAGGACAGCCAGCGGTTGGAGGAACATTGCAAGCGGACGCTGTTGGCCGTCCATACGCCTCAAGGTCCCGCGCGGGATTTTGAGCAAGCCTCTCAAGCGCTCTCCAGCGGGGATTATCCGCGGGCCATCGCTTTGTTGCGCCAGGTGAGCCGGGAAGCCAGAGATCAACCGGTCGCTCACAAAGCCCGGCAGTTGCTCGAACAGATTGAAAAGCAGGCCGCTCAGAAACAGCAACAAGCGCAGGAGTTTCTAACTCAAGGCCAGACCCGCGAAGCGCTAGAACTTTTGAGCGAAGTCGTCCGGCGCTACGCCGGGACGACCGCTGCGGAGAGTGCGGCCGAGCAGATGCAACGCCTGACGGCTCGAACGGAGGTCCAGCAGCAGTTACGCCAGCGCAGTGCTCAGGAACTTCTCGCCGCGGCACGGGAGGATTTCCGACGGCAGCAGTACTACGATTGCCTGCTCAAATGCGAACAATTGCAAAGCGGATTCCCCGGCCAGCCGGAGGCCCAAGAAGCGGGGCGACTGGCGGCGGAGATCAAAAAACATCCCCAATATCTCTCCCGTGCCTGCGAACAATTGCAGCAGCGAACCGTGCAGTTGTCCCTCGACTTGGCCGAGGCCTGGCTAGCTCAAGGGCAAACGGCCGAAGCCATCGCTTGTTACGAGCGCGTGGTCCGCCTGGCTCCCGGTTCGCCTCAGGCCCAAGCGGCGTCTACCGCCCTGAACCGCCTCAAGACCCAAGGGACGGGAACACCAGCGGGGGGGACTCCCACAGGCATGGTCAAACCCTGA
- a CDS encoding MBL fold metallo-hydrolase, producing the protein MDAFGRGQRRFIFLGTGTSVGVPVIGCSCPVCRSSNPRNQRYRASALIRTPQGNILIDTTPELRLQLLREQVDLVHAVLYTHYHADHLFGLDDVRLFPLHLKGPLPIYCTDEVEEVIRQAFAYAFHPAGEELPAGVLPKLIFHRIATEPFRVLEEWVTPIPLHHGRFNVLGFRIGNMAYCTDVSGIPDRSWPLLEGLDVLILDALRPGKPHPSHFSLEEALGVIERVRPRQAYLTHMSHAMDYDVLIRQLPPHIAPAYDGLSFDF; encoded by the coding sequence GTGGATGCATTCGGACGGGGACAACGGCGGTTCATTTTTCTCGGCACCGGCACCTCGGTGGGTGTTCCCGTCATTGGTTGCTCCTGTCCTGTCTGCCGTTCATCCAATCCCCGCAATCAACGTTACCGGGCTTCCGCTCTCATTCGCACGCCTCAGGGAAATATCCTGATCGATACCACACCGGAGCTGCGCTTGCAATTGCTGCGGGAGCAGGTCGATTTGGTCCACGCGGTTTTGTACACCCACTATCATGCTGATCATCTTTTCGGCCTCGACGATGTGCGCCTGTTTCCCCTCCACTTGAAAGGCCCGTTACCGATCTACTGCACCGACGAAGTGGAAGAAGTTATCCGCCAGGCCTTTGCCTATGCCTTCCATCCGGCGGGGGAAGAGTTGCCCGCGGGGGTGTTACCCAAGCTAATCTTTCACCGCATCGCCACGGAACCGTTCCGGGTCTTGGAGGAGTGGGTCACGCCGATTCCCCTGCACCACGGCCGCTTCAACGTGTTAGGATTCCGCATCGGCAATATGGCCTACTGCACCGATGTCAGCGGAATACCGGACCGGAGTTGGCCCCTCCTAGAGGGACTGGATGTTTTGATCCTGGATGCCTTGCGTCCGGGGAAACCGCACCCGTCGCACTTTTCCTTAGAGGAAGCCCTAGGTGTGATCGAGCGGGTTCGGCCACGGCAAGCCTACCTGACCCATATGAGCCACGCGATGGACTACGACGTTCTGATCCGCCAACTCCCCCCGCATATTGCCCCGGCTTACGACGGGCTGAGCTTTGACTTTTAG
- a CDS encoding UTP--glucose-1-phosphate uridylyltransferase has product MREAPADLRERLERQNQLHVLYGWEKLSGVQRAGLIRQLTEVPWEKVLGLAASGAKLAPSLSWQELQPAPWTPAVATAEERAAGEAALRQGLIAALVVAGGQGTRLGTDQPKGTFPIGPLSRASLFQIHAEKIAALSRQYGQPLPWLIMTSPATDAATREFFERHSYFGLARDQVRFFLQGTMPVVCARTRRLLLEAPGQLLLSPNGHGGTLSALAEHGLLDELESRGIEHIFYFQVDNPLVRVCDPGFVGRHVLSRAEVSSKVVLKDQPQEKVGIFARHQGRCVLIEYSDLPAELAQEREANGRLRYAAGNPAIHIFRRDFLQRVLSLGELPLHVAHKVAAHFDPDTGQWVTPPTPNAFKFEQFIFDVLPHARQWLLMETPRSDEFAPLKNAEGPDSPLTVQQAMVALHRRWLLQAGVPVQDWPVEISPLFALSAEEVMQRIPPGFRLTGPTYLREDTK; this is encoded by the coding sequence ATGCGGGAAGCACCGGCAGACCTGCGAGAGCGATTGGAACGGCAGAACCAACTCCATGTGCTTTACGGCTGGGAGAAGCTCAGCGGCGTGCAGCGAGCCGGTTTGATCCGACAGTTAACCGAGGTACCTTGGGAGAAAGTCCTAGGCTTGGCCGCTTCCGGAGCAAAGCTTGCCCCTTCCCTCTCCTGGCAAGAGTTGCAACCGGCACCCTGGACACCTGCAGTGGCGACTGCGGAGGAACGCGCCGCCGGGGAAGCGGCCTTACGCCAAGGCCTGATCGCGGCCCTCGTGGTAGCCGGTGGACAAGGCACTCGCTTGGGCACCGATCAACCCAAAGGGACTTTCCCCATCGGTCCGCTCTCCCGTGCGTCCCTCTTCCAAATTCATGCCGAGAAAATCGCGGCGCTATCGCGGCAATACGGCCAGCCGCTTCCCTGGCTGATCATGACCAGTCCCGCGACGGATGCCGCAACGCGCGAGTTCTTCGAGCGGCACAGCTATTTCGGTTTGGCCCGTGACCAAGTCCGCTTCTTCCTTCAAGGGACGATGCCCGTCGTCTGTGCCCGAACGCGCCGGCTACTCCTGGAGGCTCCTGGCCAGCTTCTCCTCAGTCCCAACGGCCACGGCGGCACCCTGAGCGCTCTGGCAGAACATGGTTTGCTGGACGAATTAGAAAGCCGGGGTATTGAGCACATTTTTTACTTCCAAGTGGACAATCCTCTGGTGCGGGTCTGCGATCCCGGGTTTGTGGGACGGCATGTACTGTCCCGTGCTGAGGTCTCCTCCAAAGTCGTGCTCAAAGACCAACCGCAGGAAAAGGTCGGTATTTTTGCCCGCCACCAGGGCCGATGCGTGTTGATTGAGTACAGCGATCTGCCGGCGGAACTCGCTCAGGAGCGGGAAGCTAACGGGCGACTGCGTTATGCCGCAGGGAACCCCGCCATTCATATTTTCCGCCGGGACTTTCTGCAACGTGTCCTGAGCTTGGGGGAATTGCCGCTGCATGTGGCGCATAAGGTGGCAGCCCACTTCGACCCGGATACGGGCCAATGGGTGACACCCCCGACCCCCAACGCTTTCAAGTTCGAGCAATTCATCTTCGATGTCCTGCCCCACGCACGCCAGTGGCTGCTGATGGAAACCCCCCGCTCGGACGAATTCGCCCCCCTGAAGAACGCCGAAGGGCCGGATTCGCCCCTGACGGTCCAGCAAGCAATGGTGGCACTTCACCGCCGCTGGTTGCTCCAAGCCGGCGTCCCAGTGCAGGATTGGCCGGTGGAAATATCGCCTCTGTTTGCCCTGAGTGCTGAGGAAGTGATGCAACGGATCCCTCCGGGCTTCCGCTTGACAGGTCCGACTTACTTGCGTGAGGATACGAAGTAA
- a CDS encoding mannose-1-phosphate guanylyltransferase has protein sequence MEAVELHALVMAGGGGTRFWPRSRQSHPKQFLRFRGERTLLQETVERLAAQIPPERTWVITSAAHRAQAVEQLAEWLGAEQVIGEPSGRDTAACVGLGAALVSRRNPQAALLVVPADHIIEPVQEFRRAVHAAVQFLRDYPDRLITFGIRPTYPATGYGYIRRGELLGTRQEVYASQVREFREKPNFATAEQFLACGEYFWNSGIFLWRVETILDELAQRRPALHAAVREIAAAWNTPQRDAVFQSLYSNLERISIDYAVMQDAGQAGRVLVVHAPFQWDDVGSWLALERHNPQDGDGNTVQGLHCGVDTSRCVIVSDAGHLIATLGVRDLVIVQCGAATLVTTRQSEADVKKLVEALKKRGLDKYL, from the coding sequence ATGGAAGCTGTGGAATTGCATGCGTTGGTGATGGCGGGGGGAGGAGGGACGCGGTTCTGGCCCCGCAGCCGGCAGTCTCATCCCAAGCAGTTCCTGCGCTTTCGCGGCGAACGGACCTTGCTTCAGGAGACTGTGGAGCGGTTAGCCGCCCAAATCCCACCGGAGCGGACTTGGGTGATCACTTCCGCCGCTCATCGTGCTCAAGCCGTGGAACAGTTAGCGGAATGGCTGGGCGCCGAGCAAGTGATTGGCGAACCGTCAGGCCGTGATACGGCGGCTTGTGTGGGGTTGGGAGCCGCGTTGGTCAGCCGCCGGAATCCTCAGGCTGCACTGCTCGTTGTTCCCGCCGACCATATCATCGAGCCGGTCCAGGAATTCCGCCGGGCCGTCCATGCCGCGGTGCAATTCCTGCGGGATTATCCGGACCGGTTGATCACGTTCGGAATCCGGCCGACCTATCCCGCCACGGGGTACGGTTACATCCGCCGGGGGGAACTTTTGGGCACGCGGCAGGAAGTGTACGCCTCGCAAGTGCGTGAATTCCGGGAAAAACCGAATTTTGCCACGGCGGAACAATTCCTGGCCTGCGGGGAGTATTTCTGGAACAGCGGCATTTTCCTCTGGCGGGTTGAGACTATTCTGGATGAGTTGGCGCAGCGCCGACCAGCTTTGCATGCGGCAGTGCGCGAGATTGCTGCCGCTTGGAATACCCCACAGCGTGACGCCGTGTTCCAGTCGCTTTATAGCAATTTGGAACGTATCAGCATCGATTACGCCGTGATGCAAGATGCCGGACAAGCCGGGCGGGTTCTCGTGGTCCATGCGCCCTTCCAATGGGATGATGTCGGCTCCTGGCTGGCTCTGGAGCGCCACAACCCCCAAGATGGAGACGGCAACACCGTGCAGGGACTCCACTGCGGCGTCGATACCTCCCGGTGTGTTATCGTTAGCGATGCCGGGCACTTGATCGCAACGTTGGGGGTGCGCGATCTGGTCATCGTACAATGTGGTGCGGCCACTCTGGTCACCACACGCCAAAGTGAAGCCGATGTCAAAAAATTGGTCGAAGCCCTGAAAAAGCGCGGACTGGACAAGTATTTATAG
- the ruvX gene encoding Holliday junction resolvase RuvX, producing MESVPQERNPSPALPPHGVLLGIDYGAVRIGVAMCDPERRIASPLQTYVRRDPLADAGHFAHLAAEVRAVGIVVGLPLHADGRESRSSQETRDFAGWLAHVTALPVVFWDERFTTGAAEAVLIQARLTHKQRRQRRDRVAAQMILQSFLDAGCPPQGFSPPSPLGSSHSLLPPSYEEVADDSDPPI from the coding sequence GTGGAATCTGTGCCGCAGGAACGCAACCCCTCCCCTGCTCTTCCTCCGCATGGCGTGCTGCTCGGCATCGACTACGGTGCGGTCCGGATCGGGGTCGCCATGTGTGATCCCGAACGGCGGATTGCCTCACCTTTGCAAACATACGTCCGGCGTGATCCTCTGGCAGACGCCGGGCATTTCGCGCACTTGGCCGCCGAGGTGCGAGCGGTGGGGATCGTCGTCGGTTTACCGCTCCATGCTGATGGCCGGGAGAGTCGTTCGTCCCAAGAGACCCGCGACTTCGCCGGCTGGCTGGCCCACGTCACAGCTTTGCCTGTCGTCTTTTGGGATGAACGCTTTACCACCGGAGCGGCAGAAGCCGTCCTGATCCAGGCCCGCCTCACCCACAAGCAGCGCCGCCAACGCCGAGATCGCGTCGCCGCTCAGATGATTCTGCAAAGCTTCCTCGATGCCGGTTGCCCTCCCCAGGGCTTCTCCCCTCCTTCCCCTCTAGGTTCATCCCACTCCCTTCTCCCTCCCTCCTATGAGGAGGTCGCTGACGACTCTGATCCACCGATTTGA
- a CDS encoding c-type cytochrome domain-containing protein: protein MPRKATAKVQPPPAANHAESDSLDFSIGAPPSPRSGGYQPLSENGQLYAWLIFGGMIAGGFFFGIVAGYQRAPIIVQASAESKANSGEKAPATPGSTDKTENKEPTPKTGSTPTLPPTPPNGNEKGTSSGSSGTTGDIPPPKNEVASNVPPPPPPQPPKNPPPPKNSDPPPKKEASPPPPANLTPVSFQKDVLPIFRTYCLNCHGAGSGKPKGGVDLRTVAAIMKGGGAPILVVGQPEKSAIYTTIEDMSMPPEGKRPTPQELAIIRNWILTGAKERRRRWSQQHLSC, encoded by the coding sequence ATGCCCCGCAAAGCAACCGCGAAGGTGCAACCTCCGCCCGCAGCTAATCACGCGGAGTCGGATTCCTTGGATTTCTCCATAGGTGCCCCTCCTTCCCCCCGCTCCGGAGGTTACCAGCCGCTCTCGGAAAACGGACAGCTTTACGCCTGGCTTATCTTCGGCGGAATGATCGCGGGCGGTTTTTTCTTCGGCATCGTGGCCGGATATCAACGTGCTCCCATCATCGTCCAGGCAAGCGCGGAATCGAAGGCCAACTCCGGGGAAAAGGCACCTGCGACACCCGGCAGCACGGACAAGACGGAGAACAAGGAGCCGACCCCCAAGACTGGTTCTACGCCCACACTGCCGCCGACTCCGCCTAACGGCAACGAGAAGGGCACTTCGTCTGGTTCCTCCGGCACAACGGGGGATATTCCACCTCCCAAAAATGAAGTGGCCAGCAACGTTCCGCCTCCCCCTCCGCCTCAACCCCCAAAAAATCCACCGCCGCCGAAAAACTCCGATCCTCCGCCCAAGAAAGAGGCGTCACCGCCACCGCCAGCAAACCTGACGCCGGTCTCCTTCCAAAAGGACGTGCTGCCCATCTTCCGCACCTACTGCCTCAACTGTCACGGCGCCGGCAGCGGCAAACCCAAAGGGGGTGTGGACCTGCGTACCGTGGCGGCCATCATGAAGGGCGGCGGTGCTCCCATTCTCGTGGTCGGCCAGCCTGAAAAGAGCGCGATCTACACCACGATTGAAGACATGTCCATGCCTCCGGAAGGAAAGCGTCCGACACCCCAAGAGTTGGCGATTATCCGCAATTGGATTCTCACCGGCGCCAAGGAACGCCGCCGCCGCTGGTCTCAACAGCATCTGTCCTGCTGA